The bacterium region ACGAATTACGAGGTGCTACTACAACTCAAGCAAGAATCGGGCTGTTAACAAAAGGTTCAAGCCTTTTGTTCCCCTACTCTGAGCCTGTTGAACCCTTCGGAGACGCTCTTTGTGCAGAAGGGTGAGTTCTCAGAGTGCCCGATTGTGGCGTAGAAGGTGTATGCGCCGTAGTACCAGAGTGAGTAGACACCACATACTTTTTTACCACTTATTTACCAACAATAGGTTCTTTTGTAAAAGCCGATACTCCTTTAAGGTTCCCGTCAAAAAAGAAGAGAGCTCGAGTATTTTTATCTAACTCTGGTGCACCTGTTTCTGGTACAAAATCCTCATTATATCTAACCCTATCAGATATCCTAAGGTTGTCTATACTTCCCTCCAAAGGACCAATAATTACATTTTTTTCTTGGGTAGAAGGGTTAAAAATTCTCCATCCATCTAAAGGAACAAGAAAAGGTTCTCTTATCAGCCCTCTTGTATTTTCAAGTTTTTTACCATTTACAAATATATTAAACTTACCTTCTATTCCATCTGCAGGTTTTTGTATCTCTCCTGGCTTTGGTGGCATAGGAGTTGTTCTTAGTTGATCAGGACCTCCTAAAGCCAACTCAGAACCGCCTCCTCTTAAGAATCTTACTGCAAGTATGTTTTTTCCTTTATTGACCTTAACTGTAACAAGGTGGTTCCATATAGAGAAAGGAAAATAAATATTGCTGGTTTCTGTTGAATCGTGAACAAGTTTTCCGTTTACCCAAGCTTGCATCCACCAGTCAGCGCCCATTCCAAATGTAACTTCTTGTGCTGTTGCTGAGTTAAAAGTCAAAAATATATAAGCGCTCTTTCCAGTAGGTTCTTTTTTTAACATATCGGGAAAATCATAGAGCGTGTTTGTTACCTCAATATCTACTCCTTCTAAAGTTTTTCCTTCAACAACAATCTTATCAGGGTAAGAATTTAAGACAGAGGTAGGTATGAGTTTGTCTGATGTGTTGACAGGTCCAAATATTCGCCATTTATTTGGCCAATCAAGAGTTCCTTTAATTTGAAGTGTAGAAGGTAATTCAACTGGCACCTCAGAGACCTTCATTATATCCCAAGTATAAGCAAGATGTACCCATTGGTTATATAAAAAAATGTTGTTTTCTTGTCTACCTATATTTGATATACCTATATTGGTCTCATCAGTTAAAAGTTGAATCTGTAAATCGCTATAAAAGTTTCTATTCCAATGTTTTCCACCATAAAGATAGTTAAGATTTATGTGAGGGCTTCTTAAAAATTGTTTTATAGTGAAAGGTGTTTTAGATATAGGTAACTCACAACTTGACCAGTCTGGTTTGAACCAAAACTCAATAGTTCCAGTATTTTTAGGGAAGAATGTATAACCGCCTTCAGTAATACTTTTTCCTCTATCAAAAGAGACGGCTTTGTTGCCAGATAAATTTAATGCGCTTCCAGTTATACCTGGGATAAATTTTAGAGAGTTTCTTGTTGATAATTGAGGGTATCTCTTTAAGGGAAGTTTCTTGCTGGGTATAGGTAAACGTTTAGGGTCACCAAAGGAGACAATGGGTTCCACGTTGAGAAGCCTTGCAAAAGATGGTGGGGAAACTCCAAGAGTTTTGCTTCCATAAAAGGCAGGTTCAATACTCCAAATTCCTTCCTTTCTTTTTACTGGGATAGTTACAACCCCTGTTTTATTAGAGGAAGCATTTAAAACAATTTCTCCTTCTGAATTTTTTATTGTATGTGGTCTACCCAGTAGTAGTTCAAGGTTTCTTATATTTGCAGGGACATAAAAATAGTAAGGTACCCCTTCTTCAAGGTTGGTTAGCCCACTCTGTTTCATAGCGGACCAGAATCCATCAGGACAATATAATGCAATCTTATCTGTGGAAGAGGTTTTTACTACCAGAGATTCGTTTCCTTCTAATGAAGCTACATACAAACCTGTGTCTACCTCTGATAATATTTTAAGTTCACAATTATACAATTTTTTATTAGGCTCATCTGACCATAGAAGACCTGTTTTAACAGGGCTGGCAGTCTCTTCTTCGATTTTAAATGTGGCACCTCCAATCTGTCTATTTTCTTCTAAAGGGTACTCGTAAACTCTTGCTTGAATATCCGTTCTATAAGTGAGAAAAGATATGTTGATAACTGTTTCCTTACCGGCGTTATGCTGAAACAGGACATATCCAGGTGTTGTATCCATTGATTTGACAAGCATCGAAGAAGTTCTTTTAGTTGAGAGGATGTTATTATTGTCCTTAGAGAAACCGTTAACGGTTGAGAATATGAAGGCTGATAAAACAAATAACATTACACTTTTCCTTAAAAACTTTAATCTTTCCATTTTCTTCTCCTTTGCCCCTTTTTATCCCGAGTATCCCCGAAGGAACTATCCCGACAGTTTTTTAAGGGGCTTTTTTCGGGTGGGATTTACCCTCATTTGTTTTTAAAGTTCTAATCAACCAAGGTTGTTTATTTTGCTTCCATTGGTTCTTTTGTAAAAGCCGACACTCCTTTAAGGTTATTGTCAAAATCAAAAAATACCCTTGTATTCTTATCAAGCCCATATTTTTTTGATGGCTCAAAATCTTCTGTATACATAACCCTATCAGATACTCTTAAAAGGTCCATACTTCCATTGAAAGGCCCTAAAACAATCTCTTCGTTTTTATCATCGGCAAGTTTAAACAATGTGGTTCCTGCTACTTGCTTTATTCCATAAGGAGTATTTTCTGTAAGCAGTTTTTTGCCATTAACAAAAATGTTCATTTCTCCTTCCATCTTTTTTGCGCCTGCTTTTATATCCCATATATACGCAAGATGTACCCATTCGCCAGATTTGAAAAATTGTCTACCTTGAAACCCGGCAGCAATAGACTTTTTCTTCTCTTCTATTGCCCACATCCTTAATTTACCATAGATGTTATTAAAATGTAGCACACTCCAGTACCAATGAGAAAGTTTTATATGTGAACTTGTTAAGAAAGGAATATCAATAGTTTGAGTCATTTCGATTGGTATTTCCCAAGTTGTCCAATCAGGTTTAAACCAAAACTCAACAGTTCCTTTCTCAAAAGGAAAATATGTGTAACCTCCTGAATCGACAGGGTCTCCTTTTGAAAATTTTAAAGTTTGTTCTCCTGATAGTTTTATCGCTTTACCTGTTATCCCTTCCGAAAACTGTAGGTTTGTCTCTGTGGAAGGAGAATTAACTGATACTCTTTTTTTAGAGACACCTGTTATCCCTTCTGGAAAAAAGTCTGGAGTTCCAAAAGTTATAACAGGTTCAACGTTTAACAATTTTATAAAGAAAGGAGTGGAACCACCTTTTACAGAAGGAGTAAAGAATTCAAAACTCCATATACCCGTTCTACCTTCTGTTGGAACAACAATTTTCCCAATATTTTCATTTGACCAATCAATAACAATAGTTCCGTCTGGGGCTTTAAGGCGTGCAGGACGCCCAATAAAAACTTCAAGTTCTTTAAGATCTTTTGGCACTTTAAAGTACGCTGGTCTAACTGCTCCTGCTCTACCGTATCCTGAACCTGCGTGGTTACCAACACACAATGACCAGAAACCTTCCGGACAATATAACGCTGCTTTATCAGTATTTATTTCCAGAAGTGTAAAAGTATCTTTTTCAGAAAAAGATAATAGGTATAAGCCACTTGCTACCTCTGAGGGAACCTCAAGGTAAATATGGTATTTTTTATCAATTACAGGAAATTCATTGGGTCTATCTGTATAATATTTTCCTAACGGCATCATCTCTTCTACTTCTGTTTTTATACCTGCAACAGGTCTTTGTTTTTGCTGTTCTGGGTAAGGCAAGATTTCAAATTGTATATTTTTTTCTTTTGTTTTAAGGTATATACTCATTTTTGTCTCTTGACCTTTAGTATGTTTAAACAAGATTTTTCCTGTGGGGTCATTCATAGGTTTTACTAAAACAGGTGTAGTCTTTCCGCTCCACCCTTCCTTGTCAAGAAACTTTAAAGCTGTTGGCATTCCAATAAAAGGGTTATGGTACTCGTGGTGCCCGATACTAAAACCAGAACGAGGTCCAGGAAATGGCGTGTGTATATATAGGTTAGGCCACTCGAGCGGATTTGCAGGTTTTTGTTTTAGTTGTTCTGTAAGCGGGTTCAAACTTGTGTAATATAACATATCTCTTACAGTCTGTTCAACAACCTTTTTATGTGTTTCTTCCCCGGTGAGCCAGTAAGCGATAGAATGAGTGAAAGCGTCATAATTCTTGTAAGAAATAGGAGCTTGCCTTCTATCAAACCTATATCTCTGGTCAAGAAGTTTTAAGAACGCTTCTTTTGCAAGTTCATCTTTTGTTTCAAGGTAATACTCCAAAATATTGTGGCTTGCTCGGTGGTCTTTATACATTGGACCGTACCCTGCAAAAAAGAGACGTAAACCGTTTTGGCTATCCATATCAATGGATTCAGTTGCAACTTTTTTAAGAGCGTTACCAACGTCCTGGTTCCAATCCAAAATAAAAAAGGTTAAAAGAGTTCTTAATCCGTGTGCGTGCCGATCTCCAACACCCTTTTCTTTCCATCGCCAACCATTCTTTTCGAAAGAACTTCTTGCAAGATAAATCAAATCGAGAGATTGTTCATCACCAGTAAGGTAATAGTTAAGTAACCAATGTCCAATATCACCAGCATTAATAAGCCAAGGGTGAGACCGGTCGCCCCAGAAAAATGGTAATAACCTTGACTGTCCTCTTCCACCGGGTGTGGTGATAAAATCTCCTTTAACCTTCCCTGGCGAACCTGGCGCATCCCAGTGTGCAAGGTACCAGTCTCCTGTGAAACGACTAAAACGATGTCCATAGTCGTAATACCTTCTTTCACCACTCCTTGCCAGATGTCTCCAAGGTTCTCTCCTAACTCCATATTCTCTTAAACTTGATAAAGCATGAAAGGTTGACATAGGTTTACCAGCAGCCTCTGTATAACTTCTGTCTGGGTAACAACCCCACGCAATATATCCCATCATTGGAAACGCTTTTAAAGGTAAAATAAATCTTTCCCAATAATCCGATATAAGAGATTCTTCTATGGGGAACTTTTTAGTATCTTTATGTAGCATAGGGTACCCCATCGCTTCTGTTTCACATAACCATTTATGGTCAGCAAAGGCAAGAATTTGCCTTGAAGATGCAGTGGCTACTTTTTCTACTGCAAAAGCATTATATTCTCCTACACGGGGTAAGAACCAAATATCGTGTGTTCTTGCTGTACCTTGAGCGTTACTTTTGATGACGTCAAGTTCTGAATCTTTTTTTAAATTCAACCCTATTACTGCCCAGGTTTTAAAATAATCTTTTACAAGAGTTTTGGCTCTAAAATCGAGTTCTTTACCG contains the following coding sequences:
- a CDS encoding LamG domain-containing protein, translating into MEKIRKCFLIIFFLLFSFKLKAGEFPIKINDVSGLNTSWPILASISFPEGELTDSSNIRIMSGEREVPSQIDVAATWRDGSIRWALAGFTASPQGNYRVEFGEGINRGRYPNPLKVTKLPNDGFEVNTGVAIYRFDKNQLLPDEGWLIAGKEKKQLLQNSGAGAYLIDNSNREARVSGEASEITNTFLKEGPNRLAIKRSGWYVTTSGEKLARADIWLYFTAGVPYVRITHTLIFTEDTNKVWFKDYGLEFKTPEKPKNTYFSLGTPETGIQVSRITNDSGETYMLQTDYPRFAEREEQAILGRSLNNKDTTILETKTAGDWGYGDYGNYGITLVMPWLAERFPKEISFGQRGARAVLWSGRSGKELDFRAKTLVKDYFKTWAVIGLNLKKDSELDVIKSNAQGTARTHDIWFLPRVGEYNAFAVEKVATASSRQILAFADHKWLCETEAMGYPMLHKDTKKFPIEESLISDYWERFILPLKAFPMMGYIAWGCYPDRSYTEAAGKPMSTFHALSSLREYGVRREPWRHLARSGERRYYDYGHRFSRFTGDWYLAHWDAPGSPGKVKGDFITTPGGRGQSRLLPFFWGDRSHPWLINAGDIGHWLLNYYLTGDEQSLDLIYLARSSFEKNGWRWKEKGVGDRHAHGLRTLLTFFILDWNQDVGNALKKVATESIDMDSQNGLRLFFAGYGPMYKDHRASHNILEYYLETKDELAKEAFLKLLDQRYRFDRRQAPISYKNYDAFTHSIAYWLTGEETHKKVVEQTVRDMLYYTSLNPLTEQLKQKPANPLEWPNLYIHTPFPGPRSGFSIGHHEYHNPFIGMPTALKFLDKEGWSGKTTPVLVKPMNDPTGKILFKHTKGQETKMSIYLKTKEKNIQFEILPYPEQQKQRPVAGIKTEVEEMMPLGKYYTDRPNEFPVIDKKYHIYLEVPSEVASGLYLLSFSEKDTFTLLEINTDKAALYCPEGFWSLCVGNHAGSGYGRAGAVRPAYFKVPKDLKELEVFIGRPARLKAPDGTIVIDWSNENIGKIVVPTEGRTGIWSFEFFTPSVKGGSTPFFIKLLNVEPVITFGTPDFFPEGITGVSKKRVSVNSPSTETNLQFSEGITGKAIKLSGEQTLKFSKGDPVDSGGYTYFPFEKGTVEFWFKPDWTTWEIPIEMTQTIDIPFLTSSHIKLSHWYWSVLHFNNIYGKLRMWAIEEKKKSIAAGFQGRQFFKSGEWVHLAYIWDIKAGAKKMEGEMNIFVNGKKLLTENTPYGIKQVAGTTLFKLADDKNEEIVLGPFNGSMDLLRVSDRVMYTEDFEPSKKYGLDKNTRVFFDFDNNLKGVSAFTKEPMEAK